In one Clostridia bacterium genomic region, the following are encoded:
- a CDS encoding ZIP family metal transporter — MNPILLSLLLGGTAALANVFGGTLLVQRHWERRYLKYFIALGAGFMLATSIVEMIPASIELRGDNAAYLILLGYLVVHFFEHTVTPHFHFGEETHHDEFAHSHKSLSVLVGLIIHTFFDGIAIASGFLVSSWLGWIIFIAVFLHKIPEGFTITSVMLASGSSRKRAWGASVILGAATFAGVLVMTITQHAVTFGLPISAGVSIYVAASDLMPEVNREPGVRMALVVFVGVALLFVMDSFFHLHH, encoded by the coding sequence ATGAATCCTATATTGCTCAGCCTGTTGCTCGGCGGCACCGCCGCGCTTGCGAACGTCTTTGGTGGAACTCTGCTCGTTCAGAGACACTGGGAGCGGCGCTACCTGAAGTACTTCATCGCACTCGGAGCCGGATTCATGCTGGCCACCTCCATCGTGGAGATGATTCCGGCCAGCATCGAACTGCGTGGCGATAATGCTGCTTACCTCATTCTGCTCGGATACCTTGTCGTACACTTCTTCGAACACACGGTCACGCCTCACTTCCACTTCGGCGAAGAGACACACCACGACGAGTTCGCGCACTCGCACAAAAGCCTTTCGGTCCTTGTCGGACTTATCATTCACACGTTCTTCGACGGTATCGCCATTGCCTCCGGCTTCCTCGTTTCCTCATGGCTCGGCTGGATCATCTTTATCGCCGTGTTTTTGCACAAGATCCCCGAGGGCTTCACAATTACCTCCGTCATGCTAGCCAGCGGCAGCAGCCGCAAGCGCGCCTGGGGAGCCTCGGTAATCCTTGGCGCGGCCACCTTCGCCGGCGTGCTGGTCATGACCATCACGCAACACGCTGTCACCTTCGGACTGCCTATCTCGGCGGGCGTCAGCATCTATGTTGCCGCCAGTGACCTCATGCCGGAGGTGAACCGCGAGCCTGGTGTGCGCATGGCATTGGTGGTCTTCGTAGGCGTCGCGCTGCTCTTCGTTATGGACAGCTTTTTCCATCTGCACCACTGA
- a CDS encoding four helix bundle protein, translated as MGQSFRDVPAWQHAMQLVNTVYAFTRSFPAEEQNGLTSQVRRTAVSVPSNIAAGQALPQKEFLHCLSTARGSLAELQTQALIAVDLGFVAAGAAAALIEETNRVDQMVEALYSTVDVGWNRSSL; from the coding sequence TTGGGCCAGAGCTTCCGTGACGTCCCCGCGTGGCAACATGCCATGCAGCTTGTAAATACCGTGTATGCTTTCACTCGCTCCTTTCCGGCGGAAGAGCAGAACGGCCTGACCAGCCAGGTACGCCGGACTGCCGTCTCGGTCCCCAGCAACATCGCCGCCGGTCAGGCGCTGCCGCAGAAGGAGTTCCTCCATTGCCTAAGCACGGCACGCGGCTCGCTTGCGGAGTTGCAGACGCAAGCGTTGATCGCGGTCGATCTCGGCTTCGTTGCGGCCGGTGCGGCCGCAGCTCTTATTGAAGAAACAAATCGAGTTGATCAGATGGTCGAAGCGCTGTACTCGACCGTCGACGTGGGTTGGAATCGCAGCAGCTTATAA
- the ychF gene encoding redox-regulated ATPase YchF, with the protein MKTGIIGLPQVGKTSLFKILTKADVAGRSHANPREAHIGVATVPDDRLDRLAKLFDPRKLVHAQVEYADVAAIGQEALKESAFLNNLRTVDALAHVVRAFEDESIPHVGPIDPLRDIKNVDFDLIVSDLGQVESRLERMKKDLQKKKTPELEREHELLLRTKAHLETERPLREMEMTKDEKKIVRGFMFLSEKPMLYVLNIGESTTLGKDLEDAVARFNLNEVASRLNTGATAICGKVEAELADMSDEDAAEFLSSYGLTESGLARLIRKTYELLGLISFFTVGEDECRAWTIEKNMRAVNAAGAIHSDLEHHFIRAETIHWDTLLELGSEAAARSAGKLRLEGKDYIVQDGDIMHIRHSG; encoded by the coding sequence ATGAAGACAGGAATCATCGGTCTGCCCCAGGTGGGCAAGACATCGCTGTTCAAAATTCTTACCAAGGCTGACGTCGCCGGTCGCAGCCACGCCAACCCCCGCGAAGCGCACATCGGAGTCGCCACCGTGCCGGACGATCGCCTTGACCGTCTCGCCAAGCTGTTTGACCCGCGCAAGCTGGTACACGCGCAGGTCGAGTACGCAGACGTTGCCGCCATCGGCCAGGAAGCGCTGAAGGAATCCGCCTTCCTCAACAACCTGCGCACCGTGGATGCACTGGCGCACGTCGTTCGCGCATTCGAAGACGAATCTATCCCTCACGTCGGCCCCATCGATCCTCTTCGCGACATTAAGAACGTCGACTTCGATCTCATCGTCAGCGACCTTGGCCAGGTTGAAAGTCGCCTGGAGCGCATGAAGAAGGATTTGCAGAAGAAAAAGACGCCGGAGTTGGAGCGCGAACACGAACTGCTCCTCCGCACGAAGGCCCATCTCGAAACGGAGCGTCCGCTCCGCGAGATGGAAATGACGAAAGACGAAAAGAAAATCGTGCGTGGCTTCATGTTCCTCAGCGAGAAGCCCATGCTCTACGTCCTCAACATCGGCGAGAGCACGACGCTCGGCAAGGATCTCGAAGACGCTGTCGCCAGGTTCAATCTGAATGAAGTCGCTTCGCGCCTCAATACGGGAGCCACTGCCATCTGCGGAAAAGTCGAGGCCGAACTGGCCGACATGAGTGACGAGGATGCCGCAGAATTTCTTTCCAGCTACGGACTTACCGAGAGCGGACTCGCGCGCCTCATACGCAAGACTTACGAACTTCTCGGCCTCATTTCGTTCTTCACCGTCGGCGAAGACGAGTGCCGCGCCTGGACCATTGAGAAGAACATGCGCGCCGTAAACGCCGCCGGAGCTATCCACTCCGACCTCGAACATCACTTCATTCGCGCCGAGACGATTCACTGGGACACGCTGCTCGAACTTGGTTCGGAAGCCGCGGCCCGCTCTGCGGGCAAGCTGCGCCTCGAAGGCAAGGACTACATCGTGCAGGATGGCGACATCATGCACATACGGCATTCAGGCTAG
- a CDS encoding DUF4149 domain-containing protein: MPTFLRFLMLLSLVVWIGGIIFFSFVVAPTVFSVLPTRHLAGAVVNRSLATLHWMGIFSGVVFVVASLIYTRMSSGAAYPFAARHLLVYLMLLLTIVSHFGIAAKMATLRTDMGEIDRLSQDDTRRVQFNKLHAWSTRLEGTVFFLGLAVLFLTARRLS; encoded by the coding sequence ATGCCGACTTTTTTGCGATTTCTGATGCTGCTTTCGCTTGTCGTCTGGATCGGCGGCATAATCTTCTTCTCGTTCGTCGTAGCGCCAACCGTCTTTTCCGTCCTGCCGACGCGTCACCTGGCTGGCGCCGTGGTCAACCGCTCGCTCGCCACGCTTCACTGGATGGGCATTTTTTCCGGCGTTGTCTTCGTCGTAGCGTCGCTAATCTACACGCGCATGAGCTCCGGCGCAGCGTATCCATTCGCCGCGCGGCATCTGCTGGTCTATCTCATGCTGTTGCTCACCATCGTTTCGCACTTCGGAATCGCAGCCAAAATGGCTACGTTGCGCACCGACATGGGCGAGATTGACCGTCTTTCGCAGGATGACACGCGCCGCGTGCAGTTCAACAAATTGCATGCCTGGTCCACGCGACTCGAAGGCACGGTGTTTTTTCTTGGGCTCGCGGTGCTGTTTCTCACCGCGCGGCGTTTATCATAG
- a CDS encoding DUF5996 family protein: MSLGAHAHQANSQAELWPALPLDEWLDTYATLHMWTQVVGKIRMKLTPPTNHWWHVPLYVSARGLTTSAMPANDHMVEIIFDFVEHALVIESSDGTVINIPLLPKPVAEFYREVMEAMQAVHAGVKIWTTPVEVPNPIPFEQDYRHTSYNRMYAERFWRILMTIQPIFSEFRGEFVGKSSPVHFFWGSFDLAVTRFSGRRAPERDGIDPVTREAYSHEVISCGWWPGGTSATGAAYNEPVFYAYAAPEPLGFSTSEVRPAQGFYHGEMSEFLLKYDDVRQSADPRQALLDFARSTYEAGARCGGWDRDSLEMRDRQQAA; encoded by the coding sequence ATGTCCCTCGGTGCTCACGCGCACCAAGCGAACTCTCAAGCTGAACTCTGGCCCGCCCTGCCTTTGGATGAATGGCTGGACACCTACGCCACTCTGCACATGTGGACGCAGGTCGTCGGCAAAATCCGTATGAAGTTGACTCCGCCGACTAACCACTGGTGGCACGTACCGTTGTATGTCTCCGCCCGGGGACTGACGACCTCCGCCATGCCGGCGAACGATCACATGGTCGAAATCATTTTCGATTTCGTTGAACATGCTCTCGTCATCGAGAGCAGCGATGGCACTGTTATCAATATCCCGCTCCTGCCGAAGCCGGTTGCCGAATTCTACAGAGAAGTTATGGAGGCCATGCAAGCGGTGCACGCCGGCGTAAAGATTTGGACAACGCCGGTTGAAGTGCCGAACCCTATCCCGTTCGAGCAGGACTACCGGCACACCTCTTATAACCGTATGTACGCGGAACGCTTCTGGCGCATCCTCATGACGATCCAGCCAATCTTCTCGGAGTTCCGCGGGGAGTTCGTCGGCAAGTCGAGCCCCGTGCACTTCTTCTGGGGCAGCTTCGATCTAGCGGTGACACGATTTTCCGGCAGGCGCGCACCCGAGCGCGACGGCATCGATCCCGTCACCCGCGAAGCGTATTCACACGAAGTAATCAGTTGCGGATGGTGGCCGGGTGGAACCTCGGCTACGGGTGCGGCCTACAACGAACCGGTTTTCTATGCGTACGCCGCGCCGGAGCCGCTGGGTTTCTCAACTTCGGAGGTTCGTCCAGCGCAAGGCTTCTACCACGGAGAGATGTCGGAGTTCTTGTTGAAGTATGACGACGTACGGCAATCGGCTGATCCGCGACAGGCGCTGCTCGACTTTGCGCGCAGTACGTACGAAGCAGGTGCGAGGTGCGGGGGTTGGGATCGGGATAGTCTGGAAATGCGCGACCGACAGCAGGCGGCCTGA
- a CDS encoding cobalamin B12-binding domain-containing protein, whose protein sequence is MPTERKIRVLVAKPGLDGHDRGAKVIARALRDAGMEVIYTGLRQTPEMILTAALQEDVDVIGLSILSGAHNAIVPRVTNLLKENNMDDVLLLVGGIIPDQDIPALKEQGVSAIFQPGTPMDDIVNFIRANVKPRGVTAAS, encoded by the coding sequence ATGCCCACTGAACGCAAAATTCGTGTACTTGTTGCCAAGCCCGGACTCGATGGGCATGACCGTGGCGCGAAGGTCATCGCGCGCGCGCTACGGGACGCTGGCATGGAAGTGATTTACACCGGCCTGCGGCAGACGCCCGAAATGATTCTGACCGCCGCTCTACAGGAAGACGTCGACGTCATTGGCCTCTCCATCCTTTCCGGCGCGCACAACGCAATCGTGCCTCGCGTGACGAACCTGCTAAAGGAAAACAATATGGACGACGTGCTGCTGCTGGTTGGAGGCATCATCCCCGATCAGGACATTCCTGCGCTGAAAGAGCAGGGAGTGTCGGCCATATTCCAGCCTGGCACGCCCATGGACGACATTGTGAATTTCATCCGTGCGAATGTGAAGCCCCGAGGCGTTACGGCGGCTTCCTAA